One segment of Clostridium ljungdahlii DSM 13528 DNA contains the following:
- the holA gene encoding DNA polymerase III subunit delta, whose protein sequence is MIDIFTFEKNLEKGDLRNCYLFCGIDELLIKENIKALIKKVINPNFMDLNYMKFDGSSLESFDPVINACETLPFMSEKKVVLVYRASFFGEDKNKLSTEFKTIHSYLKNLPKYCILIFYYVFKSKRDKPGRKIYSVDKDICVVKADKVKGKQLENKVQEFFYERGKDIKKLDLRIFCSLMSENNLSIIENEVEKLCCYTYGRNIEREDMKKMFLRSGDEDIFDLVNAISDKKIKDALYMLNELMYKGYKISYILSMVERQFNLLFKIKMCLEERITKEEIMKELNIKSEYGYSIMVKQSKKFTINQLKKAVALCLNTEKRIKSLSIDEKTEMELLIINTTA, encoded by the coding sequence TTGATAGACATATTTACCTTTGAAAAAAATTTAGAAAAGGGAGATTTGAGGAATTGTTACTTGTTTTGTGGTATAGATGAACTACTTATAAAAGAAAATATAAAAGCTTTAATTAAAAAAGTTATAAATCCTAATTTTATGGATTTAAATTATATGAAATTTGATGGAAGTTCCCTTGAAAGTTTTGATCCCGTAATAAATGCCTGTGAGACATTGCCTTTTATGAGTGAAAAAAAAGTTGTACTTGTATATAGAGCTTCTTTTTTTGGTGAAGATAAAAATAAATTATCCACTGAATTTAAGACCATACACAGTTACTTGAAAAACCTACCTAAGTACTGCATTTTAATATTTTACTATGTATTTAAAAGTAAAAGGGATAAACCAGGAAGAAAAATATATAGTGTTGACAAGGACATTTGTGTTGTAAAAGCTGATAAAGTAAAGGGAAAACAGTTGGAAAATAAAGTTCAAGAATTTTTTTATGAGCGTGGAAAAGATATAAAAAAATTAGATTTGAGGATATTCTGCAGCCTTATGAGCGAAAATAATTTGAGTATAATAGAAAATGAAGTAGAAAAATTGTGTTGTTACACTTATGGAAGAAATATAGAAAGAGAAGACATGAAAAAGATGTTTTTAAGAAGTGGTGATGAGGATATATTTGATTTGGTAAATGCAATATCTGATAAAAAGATAAAAGATGCACTTTACATGTTAAATGAACTCATGTATAAAGGGTATAAAATAAGCTATATTTTATCTATGGTAGAGAGACAGTTCAACCTTCTTTTTAAAATAAAAATGTGCTTGGAAGAGAGAATAACCAAAGAAGAAATTATGAAAGAATTAAACATAAAATCAGAATATGGTTACAGCATTATGGTAAAACAGAGTAAAAAGTTTACAATAAATCAACTAAAAAAAGCAGTGGCATTGTGTTTGAATACAGAAAAGAGAATAAAGAGTTTATCTATAGATGAGAAAACTGAAATGGAACTTTTGATAATAAATACAACTGCATAA
- the rpsT gene encoding 30S ribosomal protein S20 — translation MANIKSAKKRIKVIETKTLRNKIIKSSLKTTIKKFLASVETKNVEEAKVNFTAAVKALDMAESKGIIHKNKASRNKSKLAFKLNKLTA, via the coding sequence ATGGCAAATATAAAATCAGCAAAGAAAAGAATAAAAGTTATCGAAACAAAAACACTTAGAAATAAAATTATAAAGTCTTCATTAAAGACTACTATAAAAAAATTCTTAGCTTCTGTTGAAACTAAAAACGTAGAAGAAGCTAAAGTTAATTTTACAGCAGCTGTAAAAGCTTTGGATATGGCTGAATCAAAAGGTATAATCCACAAAAATAAAGCATCAAGAAATAAATCTAAGTTAGCTTTTAAGTTAAATAAATTAACTGCATAA
- the gpr gene encoding GPR endopeptidase — translation MFSVRTDLAVEAREVCRKERGEEVPGVETEEKIEDDIKITYVNIVDDVGEKVMGKPKGSYITIDMPKFTHYDGEIRDKVSKVVGKVLSGVIKIEDSATVLVVGLGNWNITPDSLGPKVISKLMVTRHLKQLVPDKIDEGIRPVCVISPGVLGITGIETGEIIRGVCEKVKPDLIVCIDALASRKMDRVNSTIQIGNTGISPGSGIGNRRMELSQKTLGVPVIAIGVPTVVDAATMANDTIDLLLDDLINKSKGGSEFYKMLKSVDKDEKQGVIQEIMEPYGENIIVTPKDVDLVMDSISKIIAGGINIALQPALDLEDINTYLN, via the coding sequence ATGTTTAGTGTGAGAACTGATCTAGCAGTAGAGGCAAGAGAAGTATGTAGAAAAGAAAGAGGAGAAGAAGTTCCAGGGGTAGAGACAGAGGAAAAAATTGAAGATGACATCAAAATAACATATGTTAACATAGTAGATGACGTAGGAGAAAAAGTTATGGGAAAGCCAAAGGGATCTTATATAACTATAGATATGCCTAAGTTTACCCACTACGATGGTGAAATCAGAGATAAGGTAAGTAAAGTAGTTGGAAAAGTATTATCAGGAGTAATAAAAATAGAAGATAGCGCCACGGTATTAGTTGTAGGATTAGGAAATTGGAATATAACGCCAGATTCACTAGGGCCTAAGGTTATTTCTAAATTAATGGTAACAAGGCATTTAAAGCAGCTTGTGCCTGATAAAATAGATGAAGGTATAAGGCCAGTATGTGTCATATCTCCTGGAGTACTAGGAATTACGGGAATTGAAACAGGAGAAATTATAAGGGGAGTTTGTGAAAAGGTAAAACCAGATTTAATAGTATGTATAGATGCACTGGCATCCAGAAAGATGGATAGGGTAAATTCAACAATACAAATAGGTAATACAGGGATATCCCCAGGTTCCGGGATAGGGAACAGAAGAATGGAATTGAGCCAGAAGACATTAGGAGTGCCTGTAATAGCTATAGGAGTTCCTACGGTAGTAGATGCGGCTACTATGGCCAATGATACCATTGACTTGCTTTTGGATGATCTTATAAATAAAAGTAAAGGTGGAAGTGAATTTTACAAAATGCTGAAATCTGTGGATAAAGATGAAAAACAAGGGGTTATACAAGAAATAATGGAACCTTATGGGGAAAATATTATAGTGACTCCTAAAGATGTGGATTTAGTAATGGATTCAATTTCGAAAATAATTGCTGGTGGTATAAATATAGCACTCCAGCCTGCTCTTGATTTAGAGGACATAAATACTTATTTAAATTAA
- a CDS encoding stage II sporulation protein P has product MNYRRFNFKGDPKLEMCILMLTVILVIILPCIAKANSYSSNVKRNMFYVEVLNYAMPTVKTTSFSEDDMAENCFSIGNTILKTVGLDINNPKSLLGREVAFLGLGYSKNQDISFNEFKLDDKQIKKNGSTSKSNTQNDLNLENKDVTVYNPKLKKTLDVSKPEVLIYHTHTTESYKPGDANSFDTTQNVCAVGDVIVNELQNNYGISAINDKTVHDAEAYTQSYSRSAVTLDKYLKKYGDFKLIIDLHRDSVDDKKSVTARMNGENISKFMLVMARKNPHFDKNMAMANSIIDTSNKLFPGLCKGVCYYNYGTRYFNQDKSNNAILMEIGADINTSDESKATGKYVARIIAEVLNNK; this is encoded by the coding sequence TTGAATTACAGAAGATTTAATTTTAAAGGTGATCCTAAATTAGAAATGTGTATCTTAATGTTAACGGTAATACTAGTTATCATTTTGCCCTGCATAGCAAAGGCCAATTCGTACAGCAGCAATGTAAAGAGAAATATGTTTTATGTTGAAGTCTTAAACTATGCCATGCCAACAGTAAAGACTACTTCTTTTTCTGAAGATGATATGGCAGAAAATTGTTTTTCTATAGGAAACACTATTTTGAAGACTGTAGGGTTAGACATAAATAATCCTAAATCTCTTTTAGGAAGAGAGGTGGCTTTTTTAGGACTAGGCTATTCAAAAAATCAAGATATAAGTTTTAATGAGTTTAAGTTAGATGACAAACAGATTAAAAAAAATGGAAGTACATCTAAATCAAATACTCAAAATGATTTGAATTTGGAAAATAAGGATGTAACTGTGTATAACCCAAAACTTAAAAAAACTTTAGATGTGAGTAAACCTGAGGTGCTAATATATCATACCCATACTACGGAAAGCTATAAACCAGGAGATGCAAATAGCTTTGATACTACCCAAAATGTGTGTGCAGTAGGAGATGTAATAGTAAATGAACTTCAAAATAACTATGGGATATCTGCAATAAATGATAAAACAGTGCATGATGCAGAAGCTTATACTCAAAGTTATTCCAGATCTGCTGTAACACTTGACAAGTATTTAAAAAAGTATGGTGATTTTAAACTTATAATAGATTTACACAGAGATTCTGTAGATGATAAAAAATCAGTTACAGCCAGGATGAATGGAGAAAATATATCTAAATTTATGTTGGTTATGGCCAGAAAAAATCCTCACTTTGATAAAAACATGGCTATGGCAAATTCTATAATAGATACTTCAAATAAGCTATTTCCAGGACTTTGCAAGGGAGTTTGTTACTATAATTATGGAACAAGGTACTTTAATCAGGATAAGAGCAACAATGCAATACTAATGGAAATTGGAGCAGATATAAACACTTCGGATGAATCCAAAGCCACAGGTAAGTATGTTGCTAGGATAATAGCAGAGGTACTTAATAATAAGTGA
- the lepA gene encoding translation elongation factor 4 — MQSERQKHIRNFSIVAHIDHGKSTLADRLIEKTGTLTEREMDSQVLDNMELEKERGITIKSQAVRLIYKRPSGEEYILNLIDTPGHVDFNYEVSRSLAACEGAILVVDATQGIQAQTLANCYLALDHDLEIVPVINKIDLPSARPEEVKNEIEDVIGIEASDAPTVSAKTGLNIEQVLEAIVSKMPAPEGDENAPLKALIFDSNYDSYRGVVCHIRVMEGVIKPGMKIKLMVTGKVYEVTETGIFVPNFMPRDELKAGDVGYFTASIKNVRDARVGDTVTEASREAKEPLKGYRPVVSMVYSGIYPVDGAKYGELKDALEKLQVNDAALCFEPETSIALGFGFRCGFLGLLHMDVIQERVEREFNLDIITTAPSVIYKIGKTDGTVIELTNPTNMPEVSEIKYMEEPIVKASIITPSEYVGAVMELSQNRRGTFKDMQYIETTRVSLNYEIPLNEIIYDFFDVLKSRTRGYASLDYELKGYKAAELVKLDILLNGEVVDALSMIVPEERAYERGRGIAERLKEIIPRQLFEIPIQAAIGGKIIARETVKAMRKDVLAKCYGGDISRKKKLLEKQKEGKKRMRQVGSVEIPQEAFMAILKTED, encoded by the coding sequence ATGCAGAGCGAAAGACAAAAACATATAAGAAATTTTTCTATAGTTGCTCATATAGACCATGGTAAATCTACACTTGCAGATAGATTAATTGAAAAGACAGGAACTCTTACTGAGAGGGAAATGGACTCCCAGGTACTTGATAATATGGAGTTGGAAAAAGAAAGAGGAATAACTATAAAGTCTCAGGCTGTTAGACTTATATATAAAAGACCTTCAGGAGAAGAATATATACTAAATCTTATAGATACGCCAGGACATGTGGATTTTAACTATGAGGTTTCAAGAAGCTTGGCAGCCTGTGAAGGTGCTATTTTAGTTGTGGATGCAACTCAGGGCATACAAGCACAAACCCTTGCAAATTGTTATTTGGCACTGGATCATGATTTAGAGATTGTTCCTGTAATAAATAAAATAGATTTGCCAAGTGCAAGGCCTGAAGAGGTAAAAAATGAGATAGAAGATGTTATAGGAATAGAAGCATCTGATGCACCAACAGTTTCTGCAAAAACTGGATTAAATATAGAACAGGTTTTAGAGGCAATAGTAAGCAAAATGCCAGCTCCTGAGGGAGATGAAAATGCACCTTTAAAAGCTCTTATATTTGATTCAAATTACGATAGCTATAGAGGAGTAGTTTGTCATATAAGAGTAATGGAAGGTGTAATAAAGCCTGGGATGAAGATAAAACTTATGGTTACAGGAAAAGTGTATGAGGTTACGGAAACAGGAATTTTTGTTCCTAATTTTATGCCAAGAGACGAACTTAAAGCAGGAGATGTAGGATACTTTACCGCATCCATTAAAAATGTAAGAGATGCACGTGTAGGGGATACTGTAACCGAAGCTTCTAGAGAAGCCAAAGAACCCTTGAAGGGATACAGACCTGTCGTTTCAATGGTATACAGTGGTATATATCCTGTAGATGGAGCAAAGTATGGTGAACTTAAAGATGCACTGGAAAAACTTCAGGTAAATGATGCAGCTTTGTGCTTTGAACCAGAAACTTCTATAGCATTGGGGTTTGGATTCAGATGTGGATTTTTAGGACTTTTGCATATGGATGTTATACAGGAGAGGGTAGAAAGAGAATTTAACCTTGACATAATAACTACAGCCCCTTCTGTTATATATAAGATTGGAAAAACAGATGGTACTGTAATAGAACTTACAAATCCAACAAATATGCCGGAAGTTTCAGAAATAAAGTACATGGAGGAACCTATAGTAAAGGCATCAATAATAACGCCTTCTGAATATGTAGGAGCAGTCATGGAACTTTCTCAAAATCGAAGGGGAACCTTTAAAGATATGCAGTATATAGAAACTACAAGAGTTTCTTTAAATTATGAAATTCCACTAAATGAAATAATATATGACTTCTTTGATGTATTAAAATCTAGAACAAGAGGTTATGCTTCACTTGACTATGAGTTAAAAGGATATAAGGCTGCTGAATTAGTAAAGCTTGACATACTTTTAAATGGAGAAGTGGTAGATGCACTGTCCATGATAGTTCCAGAAGAGAGAGCTTATGAAAGAGGAAGAGGTATAGCAGAAAGATTAAAGGAAATAATTCCAAGGCAGCTTTTTGAAATACCAATACAGGCAGCGATAGGTGGAAAAATTATAGCAAGGGAAACAGTTAAGGCTATGAGAAAAGATGTACTTGCAAAATGTTATGGAGGAGATATATCAAGAAAGAAAAAACTCCTTGAAAAACAAAAAGAAGGAAAGAAGAGAATGAGGCAGGTTGGCTCCGTAGAAATCCCTCAGGAAGCATTCATGGCCATACTTAAAACTGAGGATTAG
- the hemW gene encoding radical SAM family heme chaperone HemW, whose translation MQGKNIDVKKAVALYIHIPFCKKKCLYCDFPSYSGKEKLMVSYTKALARDIESVGDRKIRTIFIGGGTPTYLSLESWNNIYEVLKKINTEDNLEFTVEGNPGTFTEDKFKVLRKMGVNRLSIGLQAWQNSILKCIGRIHTLEDFLKTYDMARKFGFSNINIDLMFGLPGQTIKDWKESLQNVVKLNPEHISCYSLIVEKGTPFYNAHQSKSLNLPGEEEERQMYYFTLDFLSKMGYEQYEISNFSKKDRKCKHNLIYWDMEEYIGCGAGAHSYVDGYRYRNTKNIEEYILQGNLNQFLRLDKHKNSICDSMEEFVFMGLRKIDGISTEDFYRRFNKDIYSVYGDVIEKYIKMGILIKEGHKLYLSKRGIEVSNSVMCDFILT comes from the coding sequence ATGCAAGGTAAAAATATAGATGTTAAAAAGGCTGTGGCTCTATATATACACATACCCTTCTGTAAAAAAAAGTGCCTTTATTGTGATTTCCCATCTTATAGTGGAAAAGAAAAACTTATGGTAAGTTATACAAAAGCACTAGCTAGAGATATAGAATCTGTAGGAGATAGAAAAATAAGAACTATATTTATAGGTGGGGGGACTCCCACCTATTTATCATTAGAATCCTGGAATAACATATATGAGGTATTAAAGAAAATAAATACAGAAGATAATTTAGAATTTACAGTAGAAGGAAATCCGGGTACATTTACAGAAGACAAATTCAAAGTTTTAAGGAAGATGGGAGTAAATAGACTCAGTATAGGTCTTCAGGCTTGGCAGAATTCTATACTTAAATGTATAGGTAGAATTCATACTTTAGAAGATTTTTTAAAGACATATGATATGGCAAGAAAATTTGGATTTTCAAATATAAACATAGATCTTATGTTTGGACTTCCAGGTCAGACAATAAAAGATTGGAAAGAATCACTGCAAAATGTAGTTAAGTTGAATCCAGAACATATATCTTGTTATAGTCTTATAGTGGAAAAAGGTACTCCATTTTACAATGCACATCAGTCAAAAAGCTTGAATTTGCCTGGAGAAGAAGAAGAAAGACAGATGTATTATTTCACACTTGATTTTTTGTCTAAAATGGGATATGAACAATATGAAATATCCAATTTTTCAAAAAAAGATAGAAAATGCAAGCATAATTTAATTTATTGGGATATGGAGGAGTATATAGGTTGTGGGGCAGGTGCCCATTCTTATGTAGATGGGTACAGGTATAGAAATACCAAAAATATAGAAGAATATATTTTACAGGGAAATTTGAACCAGTTTTTAAGATTAGATAAACATAAAAATTCTATCTGTGACAGTATGGAGGAATTTGTGTTTATGGGTCTTAGAAAAATAGATGGAATTTCTACAGAAGATTTCTATAGAAGATTTAACAAGGATATTTATTCTGTATATGGGGATGTAATTGAAAAGTACATAAAGATGGGTATTTTAATAAAAGAGGGACATAAGCTGTACTTAAGCAAAAGAGGAATAGAAGTATCTAACAGTGTAATGTGTGATTTTATATTGACATAA
- the hrcA gene encoding heat-inducible transcriptional repressor HrcA has protein sequence MEMDERKIKILQAIVNDYINTAEPVGSRTIAKKYNLGVSSATIRNEMADLEEMGYLEQLHSSSGRIPSNNGYRLYVDKLMHIPNLSQEEMYIIKSQIIDAALFEVDKILKQAVCLLSELTKLTSIVRAPSVKRGYIKHIQLINIESSTNILLVLIIDSGIIKNNLIKVGKTISDDILVKLSNMLNVRLKNLSAEQINLEVINNLKNDFQGYEDIFNNIISALYDSLNSVDNSNIYTQGATNIFNYPEYKDIEKAREFLSMMDNKDKVSSLLNSNSNISVKIGKENYTEGAEDCSVVSAVYSLNERPIGEIGVIGPTRIPYSKVISILANVVKEMNYILSNAYSDEK, from the coding sequence ATGGAAATGGATGAAAGAAAAATAAAAATACTTCAGGCAATAGTAAATGATTATATAAACACTGCGGAGCCTGTTGGATCCAGAACCATAGCTAAAAAATACAATTTAGGTGTAAGTTCAGCTACTATAAGAAATGAAATGGCGGATCTGGAGGAAATGGGTTATTTAGAACAACTTCACAGTTCTTCAGGAAGGATACCTTCCAATAATGGATACAGGTTGTATGTTGACAAATTGATGCATATACCAAATTTGAGCCAAGAAGAAATGTATATAATAAAATCACAGATTATAGATGCAGCTTTATTTGAGGTTGATAAAATATTAAAGCAGGCTGTTTGTCTTTTATCGGAGCTTACCAAACTTACTTCTATAGTTAGAGCACCTTCAGTTAAAAGAGGTTATATAAAGCATATACAGTTAATAAACATTGAATCAAGCACCAATATATTATTAGTACTTATAATTGATAGTGGTATTATAAAGAACAATTTGATAAAGGTAGGAAAAACTATTTCAGATGATATTCTTGTTAAATTAAGTAATATGCTAAACGTCAGATTAAAGAATTTAAGTGCTGAACAAATAAATTTAGAAGTTATAAATAATTTAAAAAATGATTTCCAAGGATATGAAGATATATTCAATAATATAATTTCTGCATTGTATGATAGCTTAAATAGTGTAGATAATTCAAATATATATACTCAAGGGGCTACAAATATTTTTAATTATCCGGAATATAAGGATATAGAAAAGGCAAGAGAATTTTTATCTATGATGGATAATAAAGATAAAGTTAGCAGCTTACTGAACAGTAATTCAAATATTTCAGTAAAAATTGGTAAAGAAAATTATACAGAAGGTGCAGAAGATTGCAGCGTTGTATCTGCTGTTTATAGTTTGAATGAAAGACCTATAGGTGAAATTGGAGTCATAGGACCTACAAGGATACCTTATTCTAAAGTCATATCAATACTTGCAAATGTAGTAAAGGAAATGAATTATATTTTAAGTAATGCCTATTCTGATGAAAAATAG
- the grpE gene encoding nucleotide exchange factor GrpE: MLKDKGDNEKDLNEECENDSENEKKDKDNESVNESTEDNSEEEVEETEDKEDKEDKEDKEISLLGELKKENSKLKDENKKAINELDSIKDRLARVMAEYDNFRKRTVKEKDNIYSDACKDILKEVLPVLDNLERAVNVEGNAEDLKKGIEMTMKQFNNALSKLNVEEIPCEGEFDPNLHNAVMHIEDDKYDKNSIVEVLQKGYKREDKIIRYSMVKVAN, from the coding sequence ATGTTAAAGGATAAAGGTGATAATGAAAAAGACCTTAATGAAGAATGTGAAAATGATTCAGAAAATGAAAAAAAAGATAAAGATAATGAAAGTGTAAATGAAAGCACAGAGGATAATTCAGAAGAAGAAGTAGAAGAAACAGAAGATAAAGAAGATAAAGAAGATAAAGAAGATAAAGAGATAAGTTTGCTAGGAGAATTAAAAAAAGAAAATTCAAAATTAAAAGATGAAAATAAAAAGGCCATAAATGAATTGGATTCTATTAAAGATAGACTTGCAAGGGTTATGGCAGAGTATGATAACTTTAGAAAAAGAACTGTTAAAGAGAAGGACAATATTTATTCCGATGCTTGTAAGGATATATTAAAAGAAGTTTTACCAGTGTTAGATAACCTGGAAAGGGCAGTAAATGTAGAAGGAAATGCAGAAGATTTGAAAAAAGGTATAGAGATGACAATGAAACAATTTAATAATGCCCTTTCAAAATTAAATGTAGAGGAAATTCCTTGCGAAGGAGAATTTGATCCAAATCTACATAATGCAGTTATGCATATAGAAGATGATAAATATGATAAAAATTCTATAGTAGAAGTGTTGCAAAAAGGATACAAAAGAGAAGACAAAATAATCAGATACAGCATGGTTAAAGTAGCAAATTAA
- the dnaK gene encoding molecular chaperone DnaK, whose protein sequence is MSKIIGIDLGTTNSCVAVMEGGDPAVIANSEGARTTPSVVSFQANGERLVGQVAKRQAITNPDKTIMSIKRQMGTDHKVNIDGKDYTPQEISAMILQKIKADAEAYLGETVTEAVITVPAYFNDSQRQATKDAGKIAGLNVRRIINEPTAASLAYGLDKTDTSQKIFVYDLGGGTFDVSILELGDGVFEVKATNGDTHLGGDDFDQKVMDYIAEDFKAKNGIDLRNDKMALQRLKEAAEKAKIELSASTQTNINLPFITADATGPKHIDMNLTRAKFNELTQDLVERTIEPMRKALNDAGLTINDINKIILVGGSTRIPAVQEAVKNFTGKDPSKGVNPDECVAVGAAIQAGVLTGDVKDVLLLDVTPLTLGIETLGGVATPLIDRNTTVPTKKSQVFSTAADGQTSVEIHVVQGERKMAADNKTLGRFTLSGIAPAPRGIPQIEVTFDIDANGIVNVSAKDKGTGKEANITITASTNLSDDEINKAVDEAKKFEEQDKKRKESIDIKNNADQSVYQTEKTLKDLGDKVSAEDKKTVEEKIEALKKIKDGEDLEAIKKATEDLTQTFYGITSKIYSQNAQAGQNPGADPNMGAGQNPGAGAGSQGASEKKDDNVVDADYKVDDDK, encoded by the coding sequence ATGTCAAAAATAATAGGTATTGATTTAGGAACAACTAATTCATGTGTTGCAGTTATGGAAGGTGGAGATCCTGCAGTTATAGCAAATTCAGAAGGAGCAAGAACAACTCCATCAGTAGTATCATTCCAGGCAAATGGAGAAAGATTGGTAGGTCAAGTTGCCAAAAGACAGGCAATAACAAATCCTGATAAGACAATAATGTCAATAAAAAGGCAAATGGGAACAGACCATAAAGTAAATATAGATGGAAAAGATTATACACCACAGGAGATATCTGCGATGATACTCCAAAAAATAAAAGCAGATGCTGAAGCTTATTTAGGAGAAACTGTAACTGAAGCAGTTATAACAGTACCAGCATATTTTAACGATAGTCAGAGACAGGCAACTAAAGATGCAGGTAAGATTGCAGGATTAAATGTACGTAGAATAATAAATGAACCAACAGCTGCATCACTTGCTTATGGACTTGATAAAACTGATACAAGTCAAAAGATATTTGTATATGACTTAGGTGGAGGTACTTTTGATGTATCCATACTAGAACTTGGAGATGGAGTATTTGAAGTTAAAGCTACAAATGGTGATACTCATCTAGGTGGAGATGACTTTGACCAGAAAGTTATGGACTATATAGCAGAAGATTTCAAAGCTAAGAATGGTATAGATTTAAGAAATGACAAAATGGCACTTCAAAGATTAAAGGAAGCAGCTGAAAAAGCAAAAATTGAACTTTCGGCATCTACTCAAACAAATATAAACTTACCATTTATTACAGCAGATGCAACTGGTCCAAAACATATAGATATGAATTTGACAAGAGCAAAATTTAATGAGTTGACTCAAGATCTAGTTGAAAGAACAATTGAACCTATGAGAAAAGCATTAAATGATGCAGGACTTACAATAAATGATATAAATAAGATCATATTAGTTGGTGGTTCTACAAGAATACCAGCTGTTCAGGAAGCAGTTAAGAATTTTACTGGTAAAGATCCATCAAAGGGAGTTAACCCTGATGAATGTGTAGCTGTAGGGGCTGCAATTCAGGCCGGAGTTTTAACTGGAGATGTAAAAGACGTATTACTCCTTGATGTTACACCTCTTACACTTGGAATTGAAACTTTAGGAGGAGTTGCCACTCCACTTATTGATAGAAATACTACAGTACCAACTAAGAAGAGTCAGGTATTTTCAACTGCAGCAGATGGCCAGACTTCAGTTGAAATTCATGTAGTTCAAGGTGAAAGAAAGATGGCTGCTGATAATAAAACTCTTGGAAGATTTACGCTTTCAGGAATAGCTCCAGCTCCAAGGGGAATTCCTCAAATTGAAGTTACATTTGACATAGATGCCAACGGTATAGTAAATGTATCTGCTAAAGATAAAGGAACAGGAAAAGAAGCTAATATAACAATTACAGCTTCAACTAATTTAAGCGATGATGAAATAAACAAGGCAGTAGATGAAGCTAAAAAGTTTGAAGAACAGGATAAAAAGAGAAAAGAATCCATAGACATAAAAAATAATGCAGATCAATCTGTATATCAGACAGAAAAGACATTAAAGGACTTAGGAGATAAAGTATCAGCTGAAGATAAGAAAACTGTAGAGGAAAAAATTGAAGCTTTAAAGAAGATAAAAGATGGAGAAGATTTAGAGGCAATAAAGAAAGCTACTGAAGATTTAACTCAAACTTTCTATGGAATTACATCTAAAATATATAGTCAGAATGCTCAAGCAGGACAAAATCCAGGAGCAGATCCAAATATGGGAGCAGGACAAAATCCAGGGGCAGGAGCAGGTTCTCAAGGTGCATCAGAAAAAAAAGATGATAATGTAGTTGATGCGGATTACAAAGTAGATGATGATAAATAA